In one Brevibacillus composti genomic region, the following are encoded:
- the sipW gene encoding signal peptidase I SipW codes for MAAVLKWLSRITTAILVLILLSLLAFALSAKWTGGSPTIMGKELLTVLSGSMEPGIQTGSVIAVTPKPDPQSLQVGDVITFKSADNASVLITHRILEVKTIDSELHFITKGDNNDAPDSSPVPASHVVGVYADLTVPYLGFILNFLKSKAGIALFLIVPGVYLILSQMISLWRTIAQMEKEKEASKEPIG; via the coding sequence ATGGCTGCTGTGCTCAAATGGTTAAGTCGAATCACCACCGCCATCCTCGTACTGATCCTCCTGTCGTTGCTTGCTTTTGCTCTCTCCGCCAAATGGACCGGAGGATCGCCTACGATCATGGGCAAAGAGCTGCTCACGGTTCTCTCCGGTTCGATGGAGCCCGGGATTCAGACGGGATCCGTCATCGCGGTGACACCCAAACCCGATCCCCAGTCGCTGCAGGTCGGTGACGTGATCACCTTCAAGTCCGCAGACAACGCCAGCGTCCTGATTACCCACCGCATTCTCGAAGTCAAGACCATCGATTCAGAGCTTCACTTTATCACCAAAGGAGATAACAACGACGCGCCCGACTCCTCTCCCGTTCCCGCTTCGCATGTAGTCGGCGTGTATGCCGACCTGACTGTCCCTTACCTGGGCTTCATTCTCAACTTTTTGAAATCCAAAGCAGGGATCGCGCTTTTTCTGATCGTTCCCGGGGTCTACCTCATCCTCTCGCAGATGATCAGCCTCTGGCGGACGATCGCGCAAATGGAAAAAGAGAAAGAGGCGTCAAAAGAACCAATCGGGTAA
- a CDS encoding SipW-dependent-type signal peptide-containing protein yields MNARKKIVALSMAGLLTVGLAVGGVTFALFTDTAANEGNEFTAGTINLNAARNHGDYLQGPMFYSDFLDPDGNHPYDKTELRPSGEVIGGWAPGDKVKRTMILSNTGSLDAKLTGVKATVRESYTQTLRNGRDTRTVTGEIAGAAYEEFIDKAHVKISNPDSDTLIFDGVLRDLIGEGYAGVVEELVLQSDPSGPLNITFEVTLDRSAGNELQGKNFIFDFGFYAEQVRNND; encoded by the coding sequence ATGAATGCGAGGAAAAAAATAGTCGCCCTGTCCATGGCTGGATTACTGACAGTGGGACTGGCAGTTGGCGGTGTCACCTTCGCGCTGTTTACGGATACGGCGGCCAATGAAGGCAATGAATTTACCGCAGGAACCATCAATTTGAACGCAGCCCGCAACCATGGAGACTATCTGCAGGGTCCGATGTTCTACTCGGACTTCCTCGATCCGGATGGGAATCACCCCTATGACAAGACCGAGCTGCGCCCAAGCGGCGAGGTGATCGGCGGCTGGGCGCCTGGGGACAAAGTGAAGCGGACGATGATTCTCTCCAATACAGGAAGTCTCGACGCCAAACTGACGGGGGTCAAAGCCACCGTAAGAGAGTCCTACACCCAGACACTTCGCAATGGCAGAGATACCCGGACGGTGACGGGAGAAATTGCGGGTGCGGCCTACGAAGAGTTTATCGATAAGGCGCATGTGAAAATCTCCAATCCCGACAGCGATACCTTGATTTTTGACGGCGTGCTCAGGGATCTGATCGGCGAGGGGTATGCCGGTGTCGTCGAGGAATTGGTGCTCCAGTCCGATCCCTCCGGCCCGCTCAACATTACGTTTGAGGTGACGCTGGACAGATCCGCAGGCAATGAGCTGCAAGGAAAGAACTTCATCTTCGACTTCGGCTTCTACGCGGAACAGGTGCGGAATAACGACTAA
- a CDS encoding M73 family metallopeptidase, which produces MSLARYKVWMLLSLLIVLVLGLFTGGATLGALRDSTGEGKIIFTAGELGIAVENEEIRFTEATGTVSLPIDRLAPGDRGTETFQLRNHKAADLKYEIRGGVANGPIPFTGVDPAQDLRVSYAYSTDQGKTWISITPGTRDIFLAAKEIHYYKINYQIPLSADNRYQQASGALQLVFHAESLQQQAGCFLPPFANNQFALHQGSAVPIKFQLKDVKPHPEGDVRLEITGPAVGGGTVSYTFSRENGTLDRNGNHYQAGFSTRDYPVVTDGVYKAVVYTGSTAVCGKEFAVRQQGNRAN; this is translated from the coding sequence GTGTCTCTGGCGCGATATAAAGTATGGATGCTTCTCTCCCTGCTGATTGTGCTCGTGTTGGGGCTTTTCACGGGAGGAGCTACGCTGGGAGCGTTACGCGACAGTACAGGAGAGGGGAAAATTATCTTTACGGCGGGAGAGCTGGGGATTGCGGTGGAAAACGAGGAGATTCGCTTTACGGAGGCGACAGGTACGGTAAGCCTCCCGATCGACAGGCTGGCTCCCGGGGATCGGGGTACGGAGACATTCCAGCTCCGCAACCACAAAGCCGCCGATCTGAAGTATGAGATCAGGGGCGGTGTCGCAAACGGTCCGATTCCGTTCACCGGGGTGGATCCGGCCCAGGATCTGCGAGTGTCCTATGCGTACTCTACCGATCAGGGAAAAACCTGGATCAGCATTACTCCCGGGACGCGGGATATTTTTCTGGCAGCCAAAGAGATTCACTACTACAAAATCAATTACCAGATTCCGCTTTCCGCGGACAATCGCTATCAGCAGGCAAGCGGAGCGCTGCAGCTAGTCTTTCATGCGGAGTCCCTTCAGCAGCAGGCAGGATGTTTTCTCCCGCCGTTTGCCAACAACCAATTCGCCCTCCACCAGGGTTCCGCGGTGCCGATCAAATTCCAGCTCAAGGACGTGAAGCCGCACCCGGAAGGCGATGTCCGCCTGGAGATCACGGGACCTGCGGTGGGAGGCGGAACGGTGAGCTATACTTTTTCTCGTGAAAATGGCACACTCGATCGAAACGGGAATCACTATCAGGCCGGCTTTTCCACGCGTGACTATCCGGTCGTGACAGATGGCGTCTACAAGGCTGTGGTCTATACAGGGAGTACGGCTGTCTGTGGAAAGGAATTCGCGGTGCGCCAGCAGGGCAACCGGGCGAATTAG
- a CDS encoding tripartite tricarboxylate transporter permease: MDTLSYLLNGFGIALQWHNLLFSFGGVLIGTMVGVLPGIGPISGVALLIPVTASLTGGLPPEQAATSAIILLAGVYYGAMYGGSTTSILLNTPGESSSVVTVLDGYPMAKQGRAGAALAIAAIGSFVAGIISLIGLVLLAQPLSEVALKLSPADEFSLMILGLCALSGLAGKSVTKALMMTVLGLSLATIGIDNVSGVARFTFDRPELYGGLEFLTIAVGLFALGEVFKTILERDGSEGELAKITRVFPTRQDLKDSALPIIRGSLVGFFKGIVPGSGATLASFLAYLLEKKISKHPEKFGKGAIEGVAAPESANNAASGGAMIPLLTLGIPGTGTTAVLMGALIMYNVQPGPLLFEEHPTIAWGLIASMFIGNLMLLILNMPLVKVFAKLIETPPKYLIPMIVAISFFGVYAVQVSTFDLLLLIVCGVVGYFLTKNDFPMAPLVLGLVLGPMIENNLRRALTTSNGDFSIFVQKPVSLTFLVIAVLWIAVPLIMKRRGKRVVVNVEG, from the coding sequence ATGGATACGTTGTCTTATCTGTTAAACGGGTTTGGGATCGCGCTGCAATGGCACAACCTGTTGTTTTCATTCGGGGGCGTACTGATCGGCACGATGGTCGGAGTATTGCCCGGAATCGGCCCGATCAGCGGTGTTGCCCTGCTGATCCCGGTAACGGCATCGTTGACGGGAGGACTGCCGCCTGAACAGGCAGCGACCAGTGCCATCATTTTGCTGGCTGGTGTGTATTACGGTGCGATGTACGGAGGCTCCACCACTTCCATTTTGCTCAATACGCCGGGGGAATCTTCTTCGGTGGTAACCGTACTGGATGGCTATCCCATGGCGAAACAGGGGAGAGCGGGCGCTGCCCTGGCCATCGCCGCGATCGGTTCTTTCGTCGCCGGAATTATTTCGCTGATCGGTTTGGTTTTGTTGGCCCAACCCCTGTCGGAAGTGGCCTTAAAATTAAGCCCTGCTGATGAATTTTCCTTGATGATTCTCGGCCTGTGCGCTTTAAGCGGCCTGGCGGGAAAGTCTGTGACCAAGGCTTTGATGATGACCGTGCTGGGGTTGTCATTGGCTACCATAGGCATCGACAATGTCTCCGGCGTCGCCCGGTTTACCTTTGACCGTCCGGAGCTATACGGGGGATTGGAATTTTTGACGATCGCCGTCGGCCTGTTTGCGCTGGGGGAAGTGTTTAAGACCATTCTGGAGCGAGACGGCAGCGAAGGCGAGCTTGCAAAAATCACCCGGGTTTTTCCGACCCGGCAAGACTTGAAGGACAGTGCGTTGCCGATTATTCGCGGTTCGCTGGTGGGCTTTTTTAAAGGAATCGTACCGGGTTCCGGGGCTACACTGGCCTCCTTCCTGGCCTATCTGCTGGAGAAAAAAATCAGCAAGCATCCGGAAAAATTCGGAAAGGGCGCCATCGAGGGTGTAGCCGCGCCTGAATCGGCGAACAACGCAGCATCTGGCGGGGCGATGATTCCTTTGCTGACGCTGGGGATTCCCGGGACGGGAACAACCGCTGTATTGATGGGTGCACTGATCATGTATAACGTTCAACCCGGCCCCTTGCTCTTCGAGGAGCACCCGACAATCGCATGGGGATTGATCGCCAGCATGTTCATCGGAAATCTGATGCTGCTGATTCTGAACATGCCGCTCGTAAAAGTTTTTGCCAAACTGATCGAAACGCCGCCCAAATACTTGATCCCCATGATCGTGGCCATCTCCTTTTTTGGCGTGTATGCCGTGCAAGTCTCCACATTCGATCTGTTGTTGCTGATCGTCTGCGGCGTGGTCGGATATTTTCTCACCAAAAATGACTTCCCGATGGCGCCGCTGGTGCTGGGGCTGGTACTGGGACCGATGATCGAGAACAACCTGCGCAGAGCGCTGACGACATCCAACGGCGACTTCTCCATTTTTGTACAAAAGCCCGTATCCCTGACGTTTCTGGTGATTGCGGTACTGTGGATCGCGGTTCCGCTCATCATGAAACGGAGAGGGAAGAGGGTCGTGGTGAATGTCGAAGGATAG
- a CDS encoding homocysteine synthase gives MSDQKQWKPETLALHGGQQVDPVTGSRAVPIYQTTSYVFRDTEHAANLFALKEFGNIYTRIMNPTQDVFEQRVALLEGGVGALATSSGQAAITFAILNIAGAGDEIVSSSHLYGGTYNLFAHTLSKLGITVHFVDPSDPENFRAKINEKTKALFTETIGNPRIDVADLEAIAAIAHENGVPLIVDNTFATPLLCRPFDHGADIVVHSTTKFIGGHGTAIGGIIVDSGKFDWNNGKFPGLTTPDPSYHGVVFTEAVGPLAYIIKARVQLQRDIGAAVAPFNAFLFLQGLETLHLRMERHSQNTLAVARFLQDHPAVEWVNYPGLESSPYYPLTQKYLPKGAGALLTFGIRGGVEEGKKLIESLQLFSHLANVGDSKSLVIHPASTTHQQMTAEEQLAAGVTPGLIRLSIGTEAIDDIIGDLEQALQAAVTAKSVQ, from the coding sequence ATGTCAGATCAAAAACAGTGGAAGCCGGAAACCCTTGCCCTGCACGGAGGACAGCAGGTGGATCCTGTCACGGGATCACGGGCCGTGCCCATCTACCAGACGACCTCGTACGTATTCCGCGATACCGAACATGCCGCCAATCTGTTCGCGCTGAAGGAATTCGGCAACATCTACACCCGCATCATGAATCCCACCCAGGATGTTTTCGAGCAGCGTGTCGCCCTGCTGGAGGGCGGCGTCGGCGCGCTGGCCACATCCTCCGGGCAAGCGGCGATTACGTTTGCCATTTTGAATATCGCAGGAGCCGGCGATGAGATCGTCTCTTCCAGCCATCTGTACGGCGGCACCTACAATCTGTTTGCCCATACGCTGTCGAAGCTGGGGATTACGGTCCATTTCGTAGACCCGTCTGATCCCGAAAATTTCCGGGCGAAAATCAACGAGAAAACCAAAGCCCTCTTCACCGAGACGATTGGCAACCCGCGAATCGACGTCGCCGATCTGGAAGCCATCGCCGCCATCGCTCATGAAAACGGCGTTCCGTTGATCGTTGACAATACCTTCGCGACGCCATTGCTCTGCCGTCCGTTTGACCATGGCGCCGACATCGTGGTTCACTCCACGACGAAATTCATCGGTGGTCACGGCACCGCGATCGGCGGAATCATCGTCGATTCCGGCAAATTTGACTGGAACAACGGCAAATTCCCTGGACTGACCACGCCGGACCCGAGCTATCACGGCGTCGTCTTTACCGAAGCGGTCGGCCCGCTGGCCTACATCATCAAGGCCCGCGTACAGCTTCAGCGCGACATCGGCGCTGCTGTCGCACCGTTTAACGCCTTTTTGTTCCTGCAAGGACTGGAGACGCTGCATCTGCGTATGGAGCGTCACAGCCAAAATACGTTGGCTGTGGCCCGTTTCCTGCAGGATCATCCGGCTGTGGAATGGGTCAATTACCCCGGTCTGGAAAGCAGCCCGTACTACCCGCTCACTCAAAAATACTTGCCAAAAGGCGCAGGCGCCCTCCTCACCTTCGGCATTCGCGGCGGCGTCGAGGAAGGGAAAAAGCTGATCGAATCCCTCCAGCTTTTCTCCCATCTGGCCAACGTCGGCGATTCCAAATCACTGGTCATCCACCCGGCGAGCACCACGCACCAGCAGATGACCGCGGAAGAGCAGCTCGCTGCAGGTGTGACGCCCGGGCTGATTCGCCTCTCCATCGGCACGGAGGCGATCGACGATATTATTGGCGATTTGGAGCAGGCTTTGCAGGCGGCGGTTACCGCCAAGAGCGTCCAATAA
- a CDS encoding ISLre2 family transposase has translation MSKFTTEFPTMKELETLLFRTLQEQFAAGMAYILEALDEYLMHQRDHSRFRLKDQREVQIDTLFGTVRFKRRLYQDRVKGQHVYLLDRMLAFDGREKLSPFLEEIAIEFASQGPSYRDSAKRLEALLGYRVLSHEAIRDKLITRVEQASTIVSKATRRSVRVLFVEVDGLYTSLQRQRQRGMENRMAIVHEGWEQEGDRVRLRSKRHYLHTTKGEFWEGFGDFLVRHYDMDENTWIVVNGDGANWIGECESYFHRCIYTLDRFHVARELRRFLGQLPETWQTVRQALAAFEADILLATVESVPEEKILEEHRNEWRKYVAYLRRHRRHLIDYRKVLGEAGIDTTGMRPMGSAEAQMRVMAKRTKRGGYSWSVRGVQAMLRAIMARQEGSRLSGQAIAKKQVLQPNPMVRVKDLLREVKEQAKGYINGTIRLLHGPYQSSPTGLALKALRG, from the coding sequence CGAGTATCTGATGCATCAACGGGATCATTCACGCTTTCGGCTGAAGGACCAACGAGAAGTCCAGATCGACACGCTCTTTGGTACGGTTCGATTCAAACGGCGATTGTATCAGGATCGCGTGAAGGGTCAACATGTGTATTTGTTGGATCGTATGCTGGCCTTTGACGGGCGGGAGAAGCTAAGCCCGTTTTTGGAAGAGATAGCGATCGAATTTGCTAGCCAAGGCCCCTCGTACCGGGACAGCGCAAAACGCTTGGAAGCGTTACTGGGGTATCGGGTACTGAGCCATGAGGCCATTCGGGACAAACTAATCACGCGGGTTGAACAAGCATCAACCATCGTGTCGAAAGCGACCCGAAGGTCGGTTCGCGTATTGTTTGTGGAAGTGGATGGACTTTACACCTCATTGCAGAGGCAACGCCAGCGGGGAATGGAAAATCGAATGGCGATTGTGCACGAAGGATGGGAACAAGAGGGGGACCGAGTGCGGCTTAGGTCGAAACGCCATTACCTGCATACGACGAAGGGAGAGTTCTGGGAAGGGTTTGGCGACTTTCTGGTTCGTCATTACGACATGGATGAAAACACATGGATCGTAGTCAATGGGGATGGGGCCAATTGGATTGGAGAATGCGAATCCTACTTTCACCGCTGTATTTACACACTGGATCGCTTTCATGTGGCGCGAGAATTGCGCCGATTCCTGGGTCAGTTGCCAGAGACGTGGCAGACGGTAAGGCAGGCGTTGGCGGCCTTTGAAGCGGATATCTTGCTGGCGACAGTAGAGTCCGTACCGGAGGAAAAGATTCTGGAAGAGCACCGGAACGAATGGCGGAAATACGTGGCCTATTTACGGCGGCATCGAAGGCATCTTATCGACTATCGAAAGGTTCTGGGTGAAGCTGGTATCGACACGACGGGCATGCGTCCAATGGGGAGTGCGGAAGCGCAAATGCGGGTGATGGCAAAAAGGACCAAACGAGGCGGCTACAGTTGGAGTGTACGGGGAGTACAAGCGATGTTGCGAGCCATTATGGCACGACAAGAGGGAAGTCGTTTGAGCGGCCAGGCGATAGCGAAGAAGCAAGTGTTACAGCCCAACCCAATGGTCCGAGTGAAGGACTTGCTACGGGAAGTGAAAGAGCAGGCAAAAGGCTATATAAACGGGACGATCCGCCTGTTGCACGGGCCATATCAAAGCAGCCCTACCGGGCTGGCCTTAAAAGCCCTTCGCGGATGA
- a CDS encoding TasA family protein codes for MNWSQVKHWPWKRILLGSAVISSIVVSTSFGTYAYFTSEAEETSTFAAGKLEITLGETKVKFQAEGDMPFLPGVRFDKELSVYNHSDVPVKYALLAEKEEGDDIVYDQLVVEIRRDGDGGELLYHGRVNQLNQANVVVPELPVGDQDTLHFTVYLPESTGNEVQQKSADVTFGFLATQQENGPYFAQSGPVMTFTPEELNGLKLQETLEMAEKQAEAGAGGMTFVLEEGSYDLSGLSLPKAVTWKAAPGREGEVVIRADELQVSHASFEGIRFVGNGTGLIVGDHVSFRNCQFDGAGIRTMPGAEESLEGLTVKESRFAGAQEAILLDQTAKAVLILNNTFEGVGHAVVVDNGRESEVQIVGNDFSQVSRYAVDSSGVRVGDGIEGFRETGGEGGDTKRLALHLNKADLYLEGNRYE; via the coding sequence ATGAACTGGAGTCAGGTCAAGCATTGGCCGTGGAAGCGAATTTTGCTGGGGAGCGCTGTCATTTCCTCCATCGTCGTCAGCACCAGCTTTGGGACTTACGCCTATTTTACGAGTGAAGCGGAGGAAACCAGTACATTTGCCGCAGGGAAGCTGGAGATCACCCTCGGGGAGACCAAGGTGAAGTTTCAGGCGGAAGGTGACATGCCGTTTTTGCCAGGCGTGCGATTTGATAAGGAACTGAGTGTCTACAATCACAGCGATGTGCCGGTGAAATACGCCCTCCTGGCCGAAAAGGAAGAGGGCGATGACATCGTGTACGACCAACTGGTCGTGGAAATCAGGAGGGACGGCGACGGAGGCGAGCTGCTGTATCACGGACGGGTCAACCAGCTCAATCAAGCCAATGTCGTGGTGCCGGAGCTGCCGGTAGGGGATCAGGATACGCTTCATTTTACCGTCTATCTGCCGGAGAGCACGGGCAACGAGGTGCAGCAAAAATCAGCAGACGTCACGTTCGGCTTTTTGGCGACACAGCAGGAGAACGGCCCTTATTTTGCCCAGTCCGGCCCCGTCATGACGTTCACCCCGGAGGAACTGAATGGCCTCAAGCTGCAAGAAACGCTGGAGATGGCGGAAAAGCAGGCAGAAGCGGGAGCGGGCGGCATGACTTTTGTCCTCGAAGAAGGCAGCTACGATTTATCGGGACTCTCCTTGCCCAAAGCGGTGACGTGGAAAGCGGCTCCCGGCCGGGAGGGCGAGGTCGTCATCCGTGCAGACGAGCTGCAGGTGAGCCATGCCTCCTTCGAAGGGATCCGCTTCGTGGGCAACGGGACAGGCTTGATCGTAGGCGATCATGTCAGCTTTCGCAATTGCCAGTTCGACGGCGCGGGGATCCGGACCATGCCGGGAGCCGAAGAGTCGCTGGAAGGACTGACGGTAAAAGAGAGCCGCTTTGCAGGAGCGCAGGAGGCCATTTTGCTGGATCAGACCGCCAAGGCCGTGTTGATCCTGAACAATACCTTTGAGGGGGTTGGCCATGCTGTCGTAGTAGACAATGGGAGAGAGTCGGAAGTGCAGATTGTCGGCAATGACTTCTCCCAGGTTAGCCGATATGCCGTCGACAGCAGCGGGGTTCGCGTAGGGGACGGAATCGAGGGATTCAGGGAGACCGGCGGCGAGGGAGGAGACACGAAACGGCTGGCCCTCCACTTGAACAAAGCTGACTTGTATCTGGAAGGGAATCGGTATGAGTAA
- a CDS encoding TasA family protein has protein sequence MKLGLKGKFGMALASTALGAALIGGGTFALFSDTAANEGNTFTAGTLTIEDVTGGAAFDYTVYFDNLAPGDSENEQLTIRNTGSLDAWVAIDTDNTTTTGALFEGDTPLTLTLDGDTVLIPAGGEATFDVSYNFPLEAGNEYQEATGTASIAIKAVQARNNTNAAGDGPTAWD, from the coding sequence ATGAAACTGGGACTCAAAGGCAAATTCGGTATGGCATTGGCTTCCACGGCTCTGGGAGCGGCACTGATTGGCGGCGGCACGTTCGCCCTCTTCTCGGACACGGCGGCCAATGAAGGCAACACCTTTACGGCAGGGACGCTCACCATTGAGGATGTAACCGGCGGCGCTGCTTTTGACTACACCGTGTACTTCGACAACCTGGCTCCTGGAGACAGCGAAAACGAACAGCTGACCATCAGAAACACGGGTTCCCTGGATGCGTGGGTAGCCATTGACACAGACAACACAACGACGACGGGCGCTCTGTTTGAAGGTGACACCCCCCTCACATTGACGCTGGATGGCGACACGGTGCTCATCCCTGCGGGCGGGGAAGCTACCTTCGATGTCAGCTACAACTTCCCCCTGGAAGCAGGAAATGAGTATCAAGAAGCCACCGGAACGGCATCGATTGCTATAAAAGCCGTACAGGCGCGCAACAATACGAACGCTGCCGGCGACGGTCCGACTGCTTGGGATTAA
- a CDS encoding signal peptidase I has product MAFRWGKRLFLVIVCLLVAVNLFFSISSRLNADRMPGAGSWRVLAVLTGSMSPTINAGDMVIVQSYGEKRPAVGEIVTYWQEEGGGSLTTHRIVHQLANGYLQTKGDANLGVDGGWTHPDRLVGTVVARIPYAAAIQEGLQQPLVLLALTVLFLAWPLLAMRGGDRQPQTIQSETIEGEPT; this is encoded by the coding sequence GTGGCTTTTCGTTGGGGAAAGCGATTGTTTCTCGTGATCGTATGTCTGCTCGTGGCCGTCAATTTGTTTTTCTCCATCTCCAGCCGTCTGAATGCGGACCGGATGCCAGGGGCAGGGAGCTGGCGGGTGCTGGCGGTACTGACCGGCAGTATGTCGCCGACGATCAACGCCGGAGACATGGTGATTGTGCAAAGCTACGGCGAGAAGCGGCCTGCCGTCGGGGAAATCGTCACCTATTGGCAGGAGGAGGGCGGAGGTTCCCTCACCACCCATCGCATCGTCCACCAATTGGCGAACGGGTATCTGCAAACCAAGGGGGATGCCAACCTAGGGGTGGACGGCGGATGGACCCACCCGGATCGGCTGGTCGGAACGGTAGTCGCGCGCATACCCTATGCCGCCGCGATACAGGAGGGGCTCCAGCAGCCGCTGGTTTTGCTCGCCCTGACGGTTTTGTTCCTCGCATGGCCGCTGCTGGCGATGCGCGGGGGAGACCGGCAGCCGCAAACGATCCAATCTGAAACCATTGAGGGGGAGCCTACATGA